AAGTCATGCTGCTTCAGTAAATAGGCTGTAACCAAATTGGATTTCTAAAAGTCAATGAATTGGTGAGGATAATAATACAGTATAACACTATTTCTACACATTTTGACTAACAGAACTTAAATTAACAttctatatttttacatttaaatttgagaTGCTTTAACAAATATTAAACTGTGCACCTGTGCAAAATAAGTCAGAATTGtgctacataaaataaaaatctcattTGTACTGTTAAATAATGAACTAGATTTATGTCTACAGAAGCAAAGGTCTCAGGTGTCATCAGGTTTAAACCCCTAAGCAATGGAAATATGTGCTAAAACCTCCTAATGAGAGCTAAACAGTATGTGACACCCAGAGATTTAGAGGAAAAACTGATGAACTACATCAATGCTTTGTTTTACTTGCATGTAACTTGCTTGCCAGGGACATAAAGAGATGAAAGCGAGGAAGGTTGAACATAAAGGCAGTCACACTTCTTTTGAGTTTTACAGAAGAAATTGACAGCTGCAGGGTTAGTTGAGGTCACAAAGGAAGAACCaacacaataaattaataaaaaaaatattaaagaatgaTAGAACAGGGACATTTAAGATAGATGTTTAAGGGATTTTAGCTTGTAAACTTGTGTGTTAAAAAGAAACAAGGAAAAAAAAGACTTGTACTGTTTACACTACatattaatttcattttcatttattccatAATGTAAGTTTTTATGTAATCCACACTGTAAATTGTTAAAGAAGTAAAGAATACTGCAAGAAGTAAATTAAACAGCTTCATGTGCTACAAGAAGATAGTGTATTTCAACTTCAAAAGTGCAATATTCTTTGATTATTAAGTTTGTTTACATAattaaatttgtatatatatatatatatatatatatatatatatatatatatatatatatatatatatatatatatatatatatatatatttatatatatatatatattttttttttttctttttttttttaaggaaatgcAAGTAAGAATTTAACCCAACCATTGAGTTGGTCAATATTTTACTCCAATTCAGGTTAAAGTAACCCACCACTTTTTAGTATGATGCTAAAGTAAACTTGGCATTTCTTTGcacagttttgtttaaatttctaattatttttgttaaatatttgtttatttatttagtttgtaatttatttatttgataagtaTTTATTAGCAATTATTCTAgtttattattacagtgtaagGCAGCAGTGCACTTATTACTGAATGACTGCAAAAAGTGGTCTTTTAAACCTAAACCCCTTTGCTTCAGTGGCATTGTTTATGAACTTTTCTATATGTTCATTTCATCAGGAATGCTAAGCTGTGCCTAAGGACATGAGGCCAAAGTTACAACACTTCTAAATGCActtcatttatttgtaattttgctGAACTCAATCACATGCAATAATAATCTGTTGTTATGTAATATTTAACAAGGTTCAAGTCTTACATGTAAACACATGTGCTACAGTCTGAGCAATACTGAGAATGACTGAAAGGGGGCGCCACCTGCCTACTGTCAACTAGTAAATGTTTACTAAAACACATTGGCTCTTCAttagatagattaaaacactattaaaaggCTGCTGATGTAACCTGCTTAAGCTTGAGAATAACTGCTTGCTACCTTTGACTGTTAAAGGAGTAGCATAACTAATATATCTGAAAATGTCTAGTTTGCATCTTTTTGGTACACAAATATACAGTATTGCGCAGGCTGAGATGGCTCTAAATATAAACTAAAGTGTTAAGCTGGGTAAGAATGCTAAGAAGCACGTATAAAATCACATGCCAGTGTTACTTAGAAGTGCCTTCTATATAGTTAATCTGACTGTACGTGCTGGTGCTCACGATCAGCTGGTTGTCTTTGAGGGCCTTTTAAGCATGTTATGTAAAAGCCTACGGTGGTTTGAGTGGATTGGAATAAGAGGCTGCGGTGATGGTGGTATGAGTGCGTGTGCTGCTTCAGGTGCTGCTGGATCTGTAATAGGATCATACTTGATAATCGACAGGGTTTCCCTCATTCAGCattatacacaactgaaccaTTGTTCACGTGGTGGTTCAAAAGCATTCTGGGTGTAATTACAACTGTTCaagatattttatgtttttttttttaaacaaagctgTAAAAAATTGCAGTAAAGCCACATTAAAACAGCACATTCATACCTTTTAATTGTCCTGCATTTAATGcctctttaatttaatattttctgtattttgtatgcataatatattatgcatttacctattatacatacatactgtagcaTTTTATAAAATAGATAACATAATAAATATGCCTCATGCCACTATTGTTTTTGttactataaaaaaattattatatatatatatatatatatatatatatatatatatatatatatatatatatatatatatatatatatatatatatatatatatatataaataatttgaaactacaagcagttttactttaaacaactgaaaacaaatgaaatataCTTACAGTTAAATATACTTACATTTTTGATGAGATATAGtcatttaaacattattatagtaacattatattatataataattttaaaacaataattttaattacattagtTAACTACATTACTTTACATGAATacttataaagcatttattaatcttagccAACATTTGCTTTtatcttttaattgtatttaattttgattgtaatttttttatagtatttttggaatgttttatttgtaattattatttaatggaACTGAGCTAACTTGAATTAACattgctgtttatttacaaatgctaACAGAGATATAAACTGTATTTCTCATATTTAATCAATGTTAATTATgctcattaattaacattaactagtatatcttaaaatatttttttctggaaaaaaagtgGAGTCTTaggcatatttttgttttgttgactgCAAATCAAATTAAagcattttggtaacactttatagtaaaatcaattaataaattaacaacagattataataattatcaatagatatgttacagtatttattaatctttgcattgcattaatttataaaatacaaattaaaagtcAGTTCATGTTTACTCAGAtgcaataatacaaaaatatatttatttataaatgttgaaATTGAAATATTATCATACAGAACCTACAAAAAAGggtaacaatttaaaataatgttccaTTAGTAAATATAAGTtcatatttactaacatgaacaaactattagtaaTATAATATTTACAGTTAATGTTAGTAGATCTTTAGTTAAATAACATTAGTGTATGTTGACTCAGAGTGCATTAACTATTGTTAACAAGCACAAATAAAAATTGCAAtagtgcattaattaatgttgaactatgattaataaatgctttaaaaaatgatacatacttagttaatgttagtaaatacatacactaattgaccattattctaaagttacCAATAATGGTTAACAATGTTTCTTCAGAATTAAACCcaaatgttgtttgtgtttaTAGGAGGTGACTCCTCAGCTGATGATGGCCGTCGGGACTGCTGTGATTGGCTCCTTGCAGTTTGGATACAATACAGGAGTCATTAACGCCCCACAGAAGGTGAACATTATAGACATctgaaataaaatgtcatttaatctATTATATATAATGCATACGATTATTTAATTAAGCTAATTAGTTCAtcaattctttatttaattattgagtAGACATGTTTTTGCCTCATTTTTTGTGTTAGTGTTTGATTAGACTATTATAAACTATCCTGTATTGATCCTTTTTTTAACTTAGCTTAAGATATGCTGATTCACACATGCAGAGCGTCTAATAATAGAAAAGCACTactaaacaatttagcttacccaattcacctatagtgaatgtctttggacttgtgggggaaaccggagcacccagaggaaacccacgcaaacacagggagaacatgcgaactccacacagaaatacccactgacccagccgaggctcgaattagcgaccttcttgctgtgaggcaacagtgctacccactgtgctactGCGCCACCACTGTTATGTCTATGAAGTAAAAAAATAGCTGCAATGTAAAGATTACAATGTACTAATTAGTTTCTTatataaaacacaacagaagctattttgaagaatggtgaaaacctgtagccattaaTATCTACAGGGGGAAAAAATGACTGCCAGATTCTGAGATTcttcaaaatttttattttggagtaaacagaagaaagaaataggACTGTAACAGGattgtttttgagtgaactgtccctttaaacttGCTTGTAATCTGCAACTATTATTATTTGTTCACCATTAATAATGAATGACCTTGACCTCTTTATGGGTCACATCTACTGAGGGTTCTGGATAAATCCCGCATACTATATTTGAGACAACTCTATAAATGGAATGGAAATCATGTGCCATTCATTACACTAGTCTTTTAACAGGATAAAGAGAAGAAGTCAAAAGTCAAGGAGCTGGTAAAGACACCATTACTGTAAAGGGGGTTTTAGGAATATAAGTAATAGGAACTAAATAGTTTGGGCTAGTTACACTGTCATTTAAAAGTTTGGACTTTTTTGGACATAAAATTTTGAATGCATTAAAAATGGATTCCCTGGTCTCACAATGCAGATATTGATTATCATGTCATTGATTTGGTTCAGTTCGATATCACAATGCATTGACGATGTACTGCATCCTCAATTATAATTTCTGCTTTATCTATACAGTTTTACCATTGAATGCAAGGAGAATATACTGTATGAATTcaacctttaattttacctgcttgAAAGAAAACATGGTTCTTGAACGTATCAATTAAATAAGCGATAACAATATGTTCAGCATTGTGTTCCGCTGCTGAGTTATAATGTACTGTACCTTCAGTGTCAATTGAACAATGTATAACAGTCTAGGCTTGTCTAGGTCTATTAGAAATCAGATATAATCATACAAtgatataaaaaaagtttttataaataaataaacatttatttgttgcctataatattacatttgatttcatacatttaattttacaaatatgttttaattaagTAATATTACAATTTTGACATACTCAAACCACTGCAGCTTTGTTGCACATATGTCTTATAtagataaaatgtaaatgttggaAATCTTGTAACAGAGATTTCTGCTTGAAATTAGAAATCAAAAGTCACCTAGTTTCTTCAAGAGCCATGACCGCATTTGAAATAACAGTAAATGTTATTGGAGTGTGTTATGAAGGAGCACAATTGTCAGTCTGTAATgaactaataaaaataacttcAAAAGCACATGACAGAAAATGTGCAGAAGACAACTTTAAGCTTATGTCATTCAAAGTAGATGGTGAAGTGTTCAAAGAAATTGGTCATAGTGAAGATAAGTGAGAACAGCCAGGTACTCTGCTTCTTACAACAGATCTATGTATAGCTGCAACATACAAGTTTGTGAGGctatttgcaaatgtttgtttggacgatggatttgggaaacaccaaatagCTGAACCATCTTGGGAACTACAGAACTTGCCAAGATGGTTCAGTTGGTTTAGTTGGTCAGATGGTTTATAGTTTTGGAAAATGCATTCTGTTTTGACACTACATTTCTGCTCCCTCTGCTGTCTCTAATGTGGTACTGCTGGATGACTGTTGACTGAAGTTAGAGAAGTGTAATGAtatttaggtcacaattcacagtattaacaaactattaacaaacactactagcttaatgaactactaattagctgtttattaatagttagttagttagaagTTGGGTTttggttttgggtaggattagggatgcagaataagatcatgctttaGAACTGTTAATGAAAAGTTAATATCTtattaataggcaggtaatatgCTAGTAGTTAATAACATGAACTGTGACAGAAACTAAAGCGTATAAATAcgtttttaagaaaatgaaattacataaaaaatgttgaaattcCTTATGAATCTCATACCCACttgataatgttgttttttttctctcatagaTCATCGAGGGCTTCTACAATGAGACGTGGCATAACAGGTATTCAGAGTACATTCCGCCGACCACTCTAACCACACTCTGGTCTGTATCAGTGGCCATTTTCTCTGTGGGCGGCATTCTCGGCTCCTTCTCAGTGGGACTCTTTGTAAACCGCTTTGGCAGGTAACTTCAAAATCTACAGCAGTCAGAACCTTACCGATACTTTGCTCCTCTTCTGGATCTGAAACTCTTTGTGATCTTCCAACAGGAGGAACTCAATGCTCATAGCTAACATTCTGGCCTTCATAGCTGCTGCTTTTATGGGCTTTTCGAAGCTGGCTGAATCCTGGGAGATGCTTATTATTGGACGGTTCATTGTGGGTCTTTACTCGGGCCTGTCTACAGGCTTTGTGCCAATGTATGTTGGAGAAATTGCCCCGACTTCATTACGTGGGGCGCTGGGAACTCTTCATCAACTTGGCATTGTCATTGGCATCCTCATGGCACAGGTGTTTAAgtatttaagcattttttattattagacattttagcAGACATTCTtttgtaaatacacttttttaaaatatgaacataaaacagatattttagcaattagacatttgaaaaaaacaacaacaaccaacagtcataaaactaataattaaacaaaacaaacaacatgcATTCCCTcaaccaaccacccacccaccAGTGCTATCCAATGGTAAAAGTAAGTACTAAAGGCATAGTAAACATATTAATCACAATTCTGTAGAAAGGAAATAAAGGGGGAccaatttttttcaaataacaaaacTGCTAGATTAAATTGCCTTTATACCAGACTTGATCTCCCTCAGGTCTCTATCATTGACAATgatttacatttactcatttagttGATGCTTTTATACAAAGCGACTCACAGGTGAGGAttaaagaagcacttcaaatcagaACAGAGCGTAGCAGTATACAAATGCTACCCAGGCTCAATTTGAAGAGttagtcccatggacgtttctggaggccgcaaattatatagccggaggtacgtatggctgcattccaatttttaagcgaacactaaggggcggtatgacgctgttcgtTTTTGCGCTTACcgactgactgcttacctccatgtggagggctttcccgccgcaaccagtttgtcgaGTTAGCTTGTTGTGTACGTCAGCGGCCTTGAGaggcagagaggagctgaccacgatgacgacaaccgggttcgagtccggggaagagcggttccagaaatgaggtaagacaaaaacagaatccaaaaaataaagtaaacaagttcataacagggtgagaatgtggtcaaatccgaaaacgtggtgaAGATCAGACGAGGGAGACGACAAAGAGGGAGTGAcaagtcagtcaacagcggcctctggtggatttacatgagaacagcaggcacggaTGGCAATTTGAGATGTCAAAAAGTGTACACGGTGGCCTCTGTGGATTTGCAAAAaccaaaaactgcacaaaaacctacctcctgggacatatttggcacaccccagaaatgtatatagtagttacattttcaaaatgagtctGGGTCGGCTTTTTTTAATAGACATGGCCCGCATatcgtcatcttcatcatcttgtCATTTAACCCCAACTGTTTAGACATAAATGATCTTTGTGATCTTTTTCCTGTAGATCTTTGGTATTAAAGAAATCATGGGTTCTCCCACATTGTGGCCCTTCATGCTTGGCTTCACCTTTATCCCAGCTGTGCTCCAGTGTGCCCTGTTGCCCTTCTGTCCTGAAAGCCCACGATACCTCCTCATCAACCAGAACGAAGAGGCCAAAGCCAAGAGCGGTAAGTACTGTGTCTAAAGCTCCACTTAAGATGTTGCCTGTGCCCTCAGCCTAACTAACTGATTTCCACAGTGCTAAAGAAGCTGCGTGGCACTGATGATGTGGGCGCAGACATGCAGGAGATGCGGGACGAGAGCAGACAGATGATGAGGGAGAAGACAGTCACCATCCCCGAGCTTTTCCGCTCATCACTGTACCGTCAGCCCATCTTCATCGCCATCATGCTGCAGCTCTCACAGCAGTTCTCCGGCATCAATGCTGTACGCTTTCCTGCTTATTTCTTTTCTGGCAATACATCTATTCACTTTCCTATCTACTTCTACTGTACTAGCGAAATATAAATTGATGTTTGCCAACtaatacaaattttttttagtataatttattttataaatcattattattaaaataaaaccaaaacaaagtaaaacattttCTATTACTATAACTTAAAGCACCAAATCATCAAAATAGAATCATTGATGGATTATAACACTGCATTCAGCTTTtacagctgaaaataaaatatattattttgttaactgaaataaaagacatttactttaaattttaataatatttcaactTGTTCAAATAAATTCATTCTTGGCaaacagaaaacataaaaaaactattaaaaatatattatataattacataattaaatttatgttttaaattatggTTTGTAGATTTATCtgaattttcttttgtttttaagtcaAATGCCAATGATGGCTGTAAATGTAAAGGTCTTTAAATAGCTGCAGATGCTACTAGAAACTGATGAGAAATTACCTGTACTGGTTTTTGAGAAATGTATTATGTGAATTAATCTAATGCTAATTAgctaatcaaaacaataaatagttttaataaaatcaTTGTGTATCACAAAACTTATCACAAGGTCATTGATAAACAGTGATTTTGCATGCTAagtaaatgttattgttttttttttttcaggtattTTATTACTCTACTGGTATATTTGAGAAAGCGGGGGTGTCTGAGCCAGTTTATGCCACCATTGGTGCTGGAGCTGTGAACACAGCATTCACAGTGGTTTCTGTAAGTTAGTAAAAGTGTTTACTCAGTATGTGTCTACATTGGCTAATTGTGATAACTCACCCCTATATACACttttggagatcgcaaattatgtataGCTCGAGTAATATATGGCTGcaatttgtctttaaaacaaatgccacAGGGAGGTTAGaggccgttccttttcacgcttactagctgaccgcttatctctatgtggacggcttttctccTGTTAGTGGCTCGCCACATATGTGgaggatttgagacgcagagcggagttaactgtgatgacagggtttgagtctggcaaagaacagttctagaaagcacaaaaacaaaagccataaaataaaataaataagtaaataacagcgtgaaaatgtggtaaaatctgaaaacatggtaaaaatcaggctgctgtgAGAGATTTTCTTATTCTGgactgcttttaaaaacactatcagttaGGTTTATGGAAGGAGGTGGGctctggtcaattggtgctttttaataCAGTctcggtttggtttagggaaggaggagggtggggggattggtcagtcagtcagtaagttagtcgacagcgacctctggtggattacgCAAGAAGAGCAGGAGCGAATGGCACtctcaagagaaatttgagatctcaaaaagcctacacatcggcctctggtcATCCTTgacaacattgggatgtaaaaaataagggatatgccctcCATAAAAAGGGACCCCCCCCtaaatattatgaatatattatatattattattatacattactaaatatgtttatttggagctgtttcatagTAAATGAGCAGTTAAACGgtcataaatatgttttattattattatttacaaaagaaaaaataaatagtatacattagcagcaaatagattaacaaacagttcagcttattaaaatgattagCTAATATAAAGACACAGAATCAAGTTAATGAATCCCATTAGCCATTTCCtaactgtataacttacacattctgattaaagagcaacgaataaatgatttatttatatttttctttgtttgattacattaaataacaggtgtctctttaaaaatgcacacgtctaacgttataatgaaagcatttagtTGCCTTCCTAACTTTTTAGActcatttaggacgaaattacttgtgtttaaaaaaaaacccaagatcaacatctttagatgttattattattagttatgtcTATAAGTctgttcatacacacactcaaaacccagactttcactCTGCTTCAAGTCACGAGTCAAACAGcttctatttatcactatggagtgtgtcagctgacagtcatgcagtgCTATATGactttgaggattgcatatgaaggggagacggcccctgtaatgaaaaggaaagggaacTGTGccgttttatgtttatttcaaagtgttttcatgctcgaataaaacgaaagcacagagcagactcacatttaagagtaaGGGCGGTCTctggtggttcggtggtatggGTTGAATATAGGGAGGcttggctctttaatgtttatttgccacccttcagagaaagactgaaaatatgagagaaatacgtgaaaatacctttatgggatgatagtgggataaaactgtaaaatacagtagaatcccaggaaaaacaggagggttgacaggtatgcctctggtggattctcaaaaaaaaaaaactgcaaaaaaattacctcctgggatgtatttgctgctctccagaaatgtatatagggttatgTAATCAGAATGCACCTCGGTTAGTATTCTTATGCTTTGTTAACACTTAATTGAAAATGCTTGTATTCCTTTGTAATTTAGCTGTTCATAGTGGAGCGAGTAGGCCGAAGATCACTGCATCTTGTTGGTTTGATGGGAATGGCTGTGTCTTCTGTTCTCATGACTATTGCAATGGCACTACTGGTATGTGAACACATTTATGCGCAATACTTAATTTTGTGTTTCAGTGTGAACTGAAATATGTTTATCCTTCATAGACAAAAGTGGAATGGATGTCATATGTCAGCATTGTAGCCATCTTCAGTTTTGTGGCATTTTTTGAGATTGGACCAGGCCCAATCCCATGGTTCATTGTGGCAGAGCTATTTAGTCAAGGCCCTCGTCCTTCTGCCTTCGCTGTCGCTGGTTTCTCCAACTGGTTTGCCAACTTCTTAGTGGGAATGTGCTTCCAGTATGTTGAGGTACGGAAACTTGAGCACATCTATTCAGTCTTTTCTCAGTGTTTTCACTTTTGTTCAAATACTCACCGTCTGTTTCTTCTGACAGGAACTGACCGGCCCATACGTTTTCATCATCTTCACTGTCCTCCTGCTGATATTCTTCGTCTTCACCTACTTCAAAGTTCCTGAGACCAAAGGCCGGTCGTTTGAAGAGATCACAGCCAGCTTCCGCACCGGGGCAGATAAATATAACCGAGATGATTTGAACACACTGGGGGCAGATTCACAACTCTGAGCTCTACACACAGGTTTATACAGTGAAGGCTATTTCACACCAGGGATGATAACTAGCACATTTTAACAATTGTTCTAATTTGATTAGATTCTTAAAgaatttataacaataataacattattgtTGGGATCACAAAATAAAATTCTGAAAGCCAATCAGAATACTCTCAGCATTAAAGATTTTGAGTGTTTAAAGTGGCCgatgacaattaaaaatatatatttgtgataATGAGAAGTAACCGGCTGGTTTTATGTCTGTCATGAAACATTAAATTCAGTTGAtcgctatattttattttaatttgtattatctTACTTATTCTAATGGTGGCTATATGTCATGTTGAAGTTATTATTGAGCAATATTCATTTTAGCCACTATTTTTGAAATACAGTATATAGAGGGTGAGGCAGGCATGACACAAGAACCACCCCAGAAATAATCTGCCATTGGTTCTTTTATGATTGTCCAATGGAGagtttatatttctttttttccagATTCTGATGTAATTCCCACACCAATCAATTGTCAAAATTAAGAGATTTAAaagatttattcatttgtttacgcTGATTTCTTCTGGAATGATTCAGCATTTTTGAACGAATTGGGTGGATGAAGGATTCAGTAAGCCATTCATAAAAAACAGCCACTTGCTTCATTTATGAATGAATCAGCAATTTTGAAAGTAGCAGTTAAAGTAACTAATTCATTGACTCACAGATTAAGTTAATTGTAAAGAGTCACTTGGTTTGTTTCTGAGTGAATTGCTCTTTTTGAACAGATTAgttgaataaatgattcagtgactcattAAGACTGTGATTCGGCATTCACCTGTTCAGGGTTTTTGcttcatatttaaaacattatttgagaGTTCTGCATACAATATATTGTTGTTTCTTTCGAAGGCAGCGACCTAATGGTGGTTTTAGTTTCATATGTCAATATTTAAttcctcatttttaatatttaacactTCATAACGTTGTTTATTCAGTTGTAACTGTAATGTGAATGCATACATGTCATCACTGGCATTAAATATGCAGTTTCTGTGTCACGGCTGCATTTTGTTGGCATTTATAAACTGGCATTTATTGGATAACTTAAAAACTTAGttcaaagttcattcattcattttctttttggctcattccctttattaatctagggttgccacagcagaatgaaccgccaatctatccagcatatgttttacgcagcagttgcccttccagccgcaaaccatcactgggaaacaaccatatacactcattaacacacatacggA
The nucleotide sequence above comes from Danio rerio strain Tuebingen ecotype United States chromosome 23, GRCz12tu, whole genome shotgun sequence. Encoded proteins:
- the slc2a1a gene encoding solute carrier family 2, facilitated glucose transporter member 1a, whose product is MESNKKEVTPQLMMAVGTAVIGSLQFGYNTGVINAPQKIIEGFYNETWHNRYSEYIPPTTLTTLWSVSVAIFSVGGILGSFSVGLFVNRFGRRNSMLIANILAFIAAAFMGFSKLAESWEMLIIGRFIVGLYSGLSTGFVPMYVGEIAPTSLRGALGTLHQLGIVIGILMAQIFGIKEIMGSPTLWPFMLGFTFIPAVLQCALLPFCPESPRYLLINQNEEAKAKSVLKKLRGTDDVGADMQEMRDESRQMMREKTVTIPELFRSSLYRQPIFIAIMLQLSQQFSGINAVFYYSTGIFEKAGVSEPVYATIGAGAVNTAFTVVSLFIVERVGRRSLHLVGLMGMAVSSVLMTIAMALLTKVEWMSYVSIVAIFSFVAFFEIGPGPIPWFIVAELFSQGPRPSAFAVAGFSNWFANFLVGMCFQYVEELTGPYVFIIFTVLLLIFFVFTYFKVPETKGRSFEEITASFRTGADKYNRDDLNTLGADSQL